One Deltaproteobacteria bacterium genomic window carries:
- a CDS encoding HTH domain-containing protein — protein sequence MRGDQLARQWRILRTIESRSHGITVAELGEQEGCHTRTIWRDLVAIQAAGKSNPRPQEAFSISLTYMSTMSPKPHLGENRA from the coding sequence ATGCGGGGTGACCAACTGGCCAGACAGTGGCGTATTTTGCGGACCATTGAATCCCGAAGTCATGGGATCACTGTCGCGGAGCTTGGTGAACAGGAAGGCTGCCACACCCGCACGATCTGGCGTGATCTCGTAGCTATCCAGGCTGCCGGTAAATCAAATCCCCGACCACAAGAAGCTTTCTCAATAAGCCTGACATACATGAGTACAATGTCGCCAAAGCCCCACCTGGGAGAAAACCGAGCATGA
- a CDS encoding DEAD/DEAH box helicase, with protein MNIFGLRDRLVKDYANYVKSFILIQDGRIRRHVEENLEDGLLWPDPLIQMNPSFEPGEWIDELVQQDILHEECSRIFRIKQDPQEEGKPLRLHRHQSDAVKAAKTENNYVLTTGTGSGKSLAYIVPIVDHVLRFGSGNGIQAIIVYPMNALCNSQYGELEKFLCYGYPKGAEPVRFARYTGQEKDEERQKIIASPPDILLTNYVMLELILTRPYEKNIVEAAQGLRFLVLDELHTYRGRQGADVSLLVRRVRDACNAANVHCIGTSATLAGPGTYEEQRVEIAKVATKLFGDTVKPEMVIGETLKRATPEANLSDPSFVKQLKERVSDTERHPPSDFPNFIGDPLSIWIEDTFGITTEKESGRLIRTRPKSITGRDGAAKKLSELTEVDETRCIKAIQEGLLAGYQCSHPDTGFPAFAFRLHQFISRGDNVYASLDPAESRFITVYGQQFVPGDRSRILLPVVFCRECGQEYYCVRVEKDPETNQRVFQARDLTDRYHDDETEAGFLYYNCEKPWPETMDEIVDRVPSDWLEEHKGSVRLKRDQKKNLPERVRIGPDGRGSDDAIPYHYTRAPFRFCLNCGVSYGARQVSDIGKLTALGTEGRSTATTILSLSAVRHLKKEKEDTLPEKARKLLSFTDNRQDASLQAGHFNDFVEIGLLRSALYKAGKAAGPDGLSHDELTHTVFEAFDLPLHLYAADPDVKFHAKEETKKALRNVIGYRLYHDLRRGWRVTSPNLEQCGLLEIGYPSLKELCEAEEEWNNCHPALLTATPETRFAVCKVLLDLMRRELAIKVDYLNPQFQERIQQQSYQRLIPPWAIDEKETIVEAAVCYPRPRRRRDYGGDFFLSPRSLFGQYLRRPATFPDNDEKLGLDATQELILQLLKILRVAGLVEEVTPAKEKDQVPGYQMPGAAIHWIAGDGTKPFHDPLRVPTKSEAGGRTNPFFVSFYQEIASEGKGIEAREHTAQVPYELREEREEAFREGRLPILYCSPTMELGIDIATLNVVNMRNIPPTPANYAQRSGRAGRSGQPALVFSYCTTGSPHDQYFFKRPERMVAGAVAPPKLELANEDLIKAHVHAVRLAAGTGQSLGSSLKDILDVTGEEPTLALQHLVQDFFQNDKAKKEALDRCKRILASIEDDLTAADWYSDGWLEEVLNKVVLSFEQACDRWRSLYRSAAKQRDTQHKIIMDASRPLEHKKEAKRLRREAEAQLDLLLEFRSVIQSDFYSYRYFASEGFLPGYNFPRLPLSAYIPGRRHRQDDFLSRPRFLAISEFGPRSIVYHEGSRYIINKVIMPVGDPITGDEEVLTTSAKLCPECGYLHPISDGSQGLDLCEYCKHPLEASLSQLFRLQNVSTKRRDRINCDEEERLRLGYEIKTGVRFALHGGKPSFRTASLEHSANGSLSTLTYGHAATLWRINLGWARRRIKQQYGFVLDIERGYWARNEQGGEEDESDPMSAKTSRVVPFVEDHRNCLLFQPAKSLDENQMASIQAALKRAIQTCYQLEDNELAAEPLPSMENRKVILFYEAAEGGAGVLRQLISEPDAFANVAREALDVCHFDPETGEDRHRAPRAREDCEAACYDCLMTYSNQRDHTILDRRAIQQILLDYATSKVSASPTEDPRAEHLRKLMNQADSKLEKDWLDFLEAQDLRLPSKAQYFMEACKTRPDFFYEEHLAVIYVDGPVHDYLERAKRDAEQTDCLEDLGYTVIRFGHQEDWNKIIAKFPHVFGARKGS; from the coding sequence ATGAATATATTCGGCCTACGTGACAGGCTAGTCAAAGACTACGCAAACTACGTCAAGAGTTTTATCCTGATCCAGGACGGACGTATTCGCAGACATGTCGAGGAAAACCTAGAGGATGGTCTCCTTTGGCCTGATCCTCTCATCCAGATGAATCCCTCCTTTGAGCCTGGCGAATGGATCGACGAACTTGTCCAACAAGATATTCTACACGAAGAGTGCAGCCGCATATTCAGAATCAAGCAGGACCCGCAAGAAGAGGGAAAGCCGCTACGTCTCCACCGACACCAGTCAGATGCAGTCAAAGCAGCCAAAACTGAAAATAACTATGTCCTGACAACCGGCACCGGTTCTGGGAAAAGTTTGGCCTACATAGTTCCTATCGTGGATCATGTGCTGCGTTTTGGGTCGGGAAATGGCATCCAGGCGATTATTGTCTACCCCATGAATGCTCTGTGTAACAGCCAGTATGGGGAACTTGAAAAATTCCTTTGCTACGGTTACCCGAAAGGAGCTGAACCGGTTCGTTTTGCCAGATACACAGGCCAGGAAAAAGATGAAGAAAGGCAGAAGATTATTGCAAGTCCCCCCGATATTCTGCTCACCAACTATGTGATGCTTGAGCTAATCCTCACCAGACCATACGAGAAAAACATCGTTGAAGCAGCTCAGGGTTTACGCTTCCTGGTCCTTGACGAGTTGCACACCTATCGCGGGAGACAGGGAGCAGACGTATCATTGCTGGTCCGGCGTGTGCGGGATGCCTGCAATGCAGCAAATGTTCACTGCATCGGCACTTCGGCTACTTTGGCTGGTCCGGGAACATATGAGGAGCAAAGGGTAGAAATCGCAAAAGTCGCTACAAAGCTGTTTGGAGACACAGTCAAGCCTGAGATGGTAATCGGTGAAACCTTGAAAAGAGCAACCCCTGAAGCAAATTTATCGGATCCTTCCTTTGTCAAGCAATTAAAGGAAAGGGTTTCAGATACAGAGCGCCACCCGCCGTCAGATTTTCCGAACTTCATTGGGGACCCCTTATCCATCTGGATTGAAGACACCTTCGGAATAACCACCGAGAAGGAATCGGGCAGGCTCATCAGAACCAGGCCCAAAAGCATTACAGGACGTGACGGCGCGGCCAAAAAGCTGAGTGAGTTGACCGAAGTGGATGAAACCCGCTGTATTAAAGCCATACAAGAAGGGCTACTGGCGGGGTATCAATGCTCACACCCTGACACAGGTTTTCCAGCTTTTGCTTTTCGTTTGCATCAGTTCATAAGCCGGGGGGACAATGTCTACGCTTCACTCGACCCTGCCGAATCCAGGTTTATTACGGTGTACGGCCAACAGTTTGTTCCAGGAGACCGCTCTCGCATCCTTCTGCCTGTTGTCTTCTGCCGGGAGTGCGGCCAGGAATACTATTGTGTGCGTGTCGAAAAAGACCCCGAAACCAACCAAAGAGTCTTTCAAGCCAGAGATCTTACTGATCGTTACCACGATGACGAGACCGAGGCCGGATTCCTTTATTACAATTGCGAAAAGCCGTGGCCGGAAACCATGGATGAGATTGTTGATCGAGTTCCAAGTGACTGGCTTGAGGAGCATAAGGGCTCCGTCCGGTTAAAGAGAGATCAAAAGAAGAACCTTCCCGAACGAGTACGAATCGGACCGGATGGGCGAGGTTCTGATGACGCAATTCCATACCACTATACTAGAGCCCCATTTCGTTTCTGTCTGAATTGCGGTGTGTCATACGGGGCTCGTCAGGTCTCAGACATCGGAAAATTGACAGCTCTTGGCACTGAAGGCCGGAGCACAGCTACGACCATTCTCAGCCTTTCTGCCGTCCGCCACCTAAAAAAAGAAAAAGAAGATACCCTTCCTGAAAAGGCAAGAAAACTACTGAGTTTTACAGACAATCGCCAAGACGCTTCTCTTCAGGCCGGCCACTTCAATGATTTCGTGGAAATAGGCCTCCTTCGTTCAGCCCTTTACAAAGCGGGAAAGGCTGCCGGGCCGGACGGCTTAAGTCACGATGAATTGACCCACACGGTTTTTGAAGCCTTTGACCTTCCGCTTCATTTGTATGCGGCCGATCCTGACGTTAAATTCCACGCAAAGGAGGAGACAAAAAAAGCCTTAAGAAACGTGATCGGTTACAGACTCTACCATGACTTGCGTCGTGGCTGGAGGGTCACTTCTCCAAACCTGGAACAGTGTGGACTTCTGGAAATTGGCTATCCCTCTTTGAAAGAGCTTTGCGAGGCTGAGGAGGAATGGAACAATTGCCATCCTGCCTTGCTTACAGCCACACCAGAAACCCGGTTTGCCGTTTGCAAGGTGCTACTTGACCTGATGAGAAGGGAGCTGGCCATTAAGGTGGACTATTTGAATCCCCAGTTTCAAGAAAGGATTCAGCAGCAGAGCTACCAGCGACTCATTCCCCCCTGGGCCATCGATGAAAAAGAAACCATAGTGGAAGCTGCAGTCTGTTACCCCCGTCCAAGAAGACGTAGAGATTACGGCGGGGATTTTTTCCTGTCTCCTCGCAGTCTGTTCGGCCAATATCTACGTCGTCCCGCCACCTTCCCGGATAATGATGAAAAACTTGGCCTCGATGCCACGCAAGAACTCATTTTACAGTTACTTAAGATACTTCGTGTGGCAGGGCTTGTCGAAGAGGTGACTCCTGCCAAAGAGAAAGACCAGGTGCCTGGGTATCAGATGCCGGGTGCTGCCATCCACTGGATAGCGGGAGACGGAACCAAACCATTTCACGACCCACTCAGAGTCCCTACCAAATCGGAAGCAGGCGGGAGAACAAATCCCTTCTTTGTGTCCTTCTATCAAGAGATCGCCTCTGAGGGTAAGGGGATTGAGGCCAGGGAGCATACGGCTCAGGTCCCCTATGAGCTCAGGGAAGAACGAGAAGAGGCCTTCAGGGAAGGAAGGCTCCCCATCCTATACTGCTCTCCCACCATGGAGCTGGGAATAGACATAGCTACCCTGAATGTAGTTAATATGAGAAATATTCCTCCCACCCCTGCTAACTATGCCCAGAGGAGCGGCCGGGCTGGCAGAAGCGGGCAGCCTGCTTTGGTCTTTTCTTATTGCACAACCGGCAGCCCTCACGATCAGTACTTCTTCAAGCGCCCTGAACGCATGGTTGCAGGCGCGGTTGCGCCTCCAAAGCTTGAGCTTGCAAATGAAGATTTGATCAAGGCCCATGTTCATGCCGTGCGCTTGGCAGCAGGTACGGGTCAATCTTTGGGAAGTTCCCTGAAAGATATTTTGGATGTCACCGGAGAAGAGCCCACACTCGCACTCCAACATTTAGTGCAAGATTTCTTCCAGAACGACAAGGCCAAGAAAGAAGCCCTTGATCGTTGTAAGCGTATCCTGGCAAGCATTGAAGATGATTTGACAGCCGCAGACTGGTACAGTGACGGATGGCTGGAAGAGGTTTTGAACAAAGTGGTTTTGAGTTTTGAGCAAGCCTGCGACCGCTGGCGTTCCCTTTACCGCTCAGCCGCCAAACAAAGGGACACCCAGCACAAGATTATCATGGATGCCTCCCGACCACTTGAACACAAAAAGGAGGCAAAGCGCCTCCGCCGTGAGGCTGAGGCACAACTGGACTTGCTCCTTGAGTTTCGTAGCGTCATCCAGTCGGATTTTTACAGCTACCGGTATTTTGCAAGCGAAGGCTTTCTCCCCGGATACAATTTTCCCAGACTTCCTCTTTCAGCCTACATTCCGGGACGGCGCCACCGCCAAGACGATTTCCTCTCACGCCCCCGGTTTCTTGCGATCTCCGAATTTGGGCCAAGAAGCATTGTGTATCATGAAGGCTCTCGCTACATCATCAACAAAGTGATCATGCCGGTAGGCGATCCAATAACCGGTGACGAGGAAGTCCTCACTACTTCCGCCAAGCTGTGTCCTGAATGCGGCTACCTTCACCCTATCTCGGACGGCAGTCAGGGCCTGGATCTCTGCGAATATTGTAAGCATCCACTCGAGGCGTCTCTCAGCCAGCTCTTTCGCCTCCAGAATGTCTCAACTAAACGCAGGGATCGGATCAACTGTGATGAAGAAGAACGCTTGCGGCTGGGCTACGAGATCAAGACAGGTGTTCGCTTTGCTTTACATGGAGGAAAGCCATCCTTCAGAACAGCCTCGCTGGAGCATTCTGCCAACGGTTCGCTATCCACTCTGACCTATGGCCACGCAGCCACCCTCTGGCGGATCAATCTCGGGTGGGCACGCCGCAGGATTAAGCAGCAATATGGTTTTGTTCTTGATATTGAAAGGGGCTACTGGGCAAGAAATGAACAAGGCGGTGAGGAAGATGAATCAGATCCTATGAGTGCAAAGACATCGAGGGTAGTGCCTTTTGTGGAGGACCATCGAAACTGTCTCCTCTTTCAACCTGCCAAGTCGTTAGATGAAAATCAGATGGCCTCCATTCAAGCAGCACTGAAGCGGGCCATCCAAACGTGTTACCAACTGGAGGATAATGAGCTGGCAGCAGAACCTTTGCCCAGCATGGAAAATCGAAAGGTTATTCTTTTTTACGAAGCAGCCGAAGGAGGAGCCGGTGTTTTGCGACAGCTCATCTCCGAGCCTGATGCCTTTGCCAACGTTGCCAGAGAAGCATTGGACGTGTGTCATTTTGATCCTGAAACCGGCGAAGATAGACACCGGGCTCCACGGGCCAGGGAGGATTGCGAGGCAGCCTGTTACGATTGTCTCATGACATATAGCAACCAGAGAGACCACACTATACTCGACCGCAGGGCCATTCAACAGATACTCCTTGATTACGCGACATCGAAGGTTTCAGCGTCACCCACAGAGGATCCCCGGGCCGAACATCTAAGAAAACTCATGAACCAGGCCGATTCAAAGCTTGAGAAAGACTGGCTTGATTTTCTGGAGGCACAAGATCTTCGCCTGCCCTCCAAGGCACAATATTTCATGGAAGCCTGCAAGACACGTCCTGATTTTTTCTACGAAGAGCACCTGGCAGTGATTTACGTGGACGGGCCTGTGCATGATTATCTGGAGCGGGCAAAGCGCGATGCCGAGCAGACTGATTGTCTGGAAGATTTGGGCTACACAGTCATCCGCTTTGGCCATCAAGAAGATTGGAACAAGATTATCGCCAAGTTTCCCCATGTTTTCGGAGCAAGAAAGGGCAGTTGA
- a CDS encoding DEAD/DEAH box helicase produces MDFAVGSLVQTRSREWVVLPDSQEDLLVLRPLGGTDDEVTGIYLPLEKVRTATFSLPDPSQIGDFRSCRLLRDAIRLGFRSSSGPFRSFAKIGVDPRPYQLVPLLVALKLDPVRILIADDVGIGKTIEAGLVARELLDRGEVTRLAVLCPPHLGEQWQAELSDKFHIQAELVLPSTAARLERRCAVGQSLFDLYPYVVVSMDYIKTDRRRDEFIRTCPELVIVDEAHTCAYAQHQRGSRHQRNRLVKGLAQDPNRHLILVTATPHSGKEEAFRSLLAFLDPTFGSLPENVAGPENEPHRRRLAAHFVQRRRADIRHYMKTETPFPAREDAEASYTLGEGSPYKRLFDKVFKYARETVADPKGGAHRQRVRWWSALALLRSLASSPAAAAATLRNRAAVADTETVEEADEIGRRTILDIDIEDAGEAEELIPGSDPGEEDAEAKRNRRLLLQMAREADALAGKKDVKLQKAIPLIKDFIKDGHQPILFCRFIPTAEYVAEALRKALPNDVAVTAVTGTLPPAEREERVLQLGENPKHVLVCTDCLSEGINLQQHFDAVMHYDLSWNPTRHEQREGRVDRFGQPEDKVRVLTYYGLDNQIDGIVLDVLLRKHKKIRSSLGIFVPVPGDTNMVVEAIFEGLLLREQAGSRQFSFDFLHETRDDLHAKWDDATAREKRSRTMFAQESIKADEVANELEATRTAIGSGVDVSNFVQEALRAQGAVITSRKNRFHFDISEVPRALKETLPIGDKDRFEASFELPVKEGVLYLNRTHPVVEALASYVMNTSLDPLVEGAAKRCGVIRTRKVERRTTLLLVRFRYHIITLKEGAETPLLAEECQLLGFSGSPEKAKWLNQERAEALLLSEPDANISPDLASNAITRIIDGFDHLRPRLEKEAKSRAERLLDAHRRVRMAARLRGLRYKVEPHLPPDVLGIYVYLPVI; encoded by the coding sequence ATGGACTTTGCAGTAGGATCACTGGTTCAAACACGTAGCCGGGAGTGGGTAGTGCTTCCTGACTCCCAGGAGGATCTTCTTGTTTTGCGTCCTCTTGGTGGCACGGACGATGAAGTTACCGGGATCTATCTCCCCCTGGAAAAGGTGAGGACAGCCACCTTCTCCCTTCCTGATCCTTCCCAAATTGGTGATTTTCGCTCGTGCCGTCTATTGAGAGATGCCATTCGCTTGGGATTTCGTTCAAGCAGCGGACCTTTCCGCTCATTTGCCAAAATAGGAGTTGATCCTCGGCCTTACCAGCTTGTTCCATTGCTGGTGGCCCTCAAGCTGGACCCAGTACGCATCCTTATTGCCGACGACGTAGGAATCGGAAAAACCATAGAGGCCGGTCTGGTGGCCCGAGAACTCCTCGACCGGGGGGAAGTCACGCGTCTGGCCGTGCTCTGTCCTCCGCACTTGGGAGAGCAGTGGCAAGCAGAGCTAAGCGACAAGTTCCACATCCAGGCCGAACTCGTGCTTCCCAGCACGGCCGCCAGGCTGGAGCGTCGTTGTGCTGTTGGGCAGTCTCTCTTTGATCTTTATCCCTATGTGGTTGTCTCCATGGACTACATAAAAACTGATCGCCGCCGCGACGAATTTATCAGGACCTGCCCGGAACTCGTCATAGTAGATGAGGCCCACACATGTGCTTATGCGCAACACCAACGCGGAAGCCGTCACCAACGAAATCGCCTTGTCAAAGGTCTTGCCCAGGATCCAAACCGCCACCTCATCCTGGTAACAGCCACGCCGCACAGTGGAAAAGAGGAGGCATTCCGATCGCTCCTTGCCTTTCTTGATCCCACATTCGGGAGTCTCCCGGAAAATGTGGCTGGACCCGAAAATGAGCCCCATCGGAGACGGCTCGCTGCCCATTTCGTCCAGCGCCGCCGGGCGGATATCCGCCACTACATGAAAACTGAAACTCCATTCCCCGCGCGGGAAGATGCAGAGGCGTCCTACACCCTGGGGGAAGGCTCGCCTTACAAGCGCCTTTTCGACAAGGTGTTCAAATACGCCAGGGAGACCGTGGCTGACCCAAAGGGTGGGGCCCACCGCCAGCGAGTCCGGTGGTGGTCGGCCCTGGCCTTGCTACGATCCCTGGCAAGCAGCCCGGCTGCCGCTGCGGCCACCCTACGCAACCGTGCTGCTGTTGCCGATACCGAAACGGTCGAAGAAGCAGACGAAATCGGCCGCCGAACCATCCTGGATATAGATATTGAAGATGCGGGAGAAGCAGAAGAACTCATCCCGGGGAGTGACCCTGGCGAAGAAGACGCCGAAGCAAAGCGCAATCGCCGGCTATTGCTCCAGATGGCCCGAGAGGCTGATGCTCTTGCCGGCAAGAAAGATGTGAAGCTCCAGAAAGCTATCCCTTTGATCAAGGATTTCATCAAAGACGGCCACCAACCCATTCTGTTTTGTCGCTTTATTCCCACGGCTGAATATGTTGCAGAGGCCCTTCGCAAAGCCCTGCCCAACGATGTGGCGGTAACTGCTGTCACCGGCACTTTGCCACCAGCCGAGCGGGAAGAGCGTGTGCTCCAGCTTGGTGAAAACCCCAAGCACGTCCTTGTTTGCACCGACTGTCTTAGTGAGGGAATCAACCTTCAGCAGCATTTTGATGCGGTCATGCACTACGATCTGAGCTGGAACCCAACCCGTCATGAGCAAAGAGAAGGCAGGGTGGATCGCTTTGGCCAACCCGAAGACAAAGTGCGGGTTCTGACCTACTACGGGTTGGATAATCAAATCGATGGTATTGTGTTGGACGTGCTTCTCCGAAAGCACAAAAAGATCCGAAGTTCTCTGGGCATATTTGTTCCGGTGCCGGGCGACACGAACATGGTAGTTGAGGCCATATTCGAGGGCCTCCTTCTCAGGGAGCAGGCTGGGAGCCGCCAGTTCTCGTTCGACTTCCTGCATGAGACCCGCGATGATCTTCACGCGAAGTGGGACGATGCCACAGCGCGAGAAAAACGTTCCCGCACAATGTTTGCCCAGGAATCCATCAAAGCTGATGAAGTGGCAAATGAACTTGAGGCGACTCGGACCGCCATTGGTTCCGGGGTTGATGTTAGCAACTTCGTTCAAGAGGCCTTGAGGGCACAGGGGGCGGTCATCACTTCCCGCAAAAATCGTTTCCACTTTGATATCTCCGAGGTTCCTAGGGCACTCAAGGAAACCCTACCAATTGGAGACAAAGACCGGTTTGAAGCGAGTTTCGAACTCCCAGTAAAAGAGGGTGTCCTTTACCTGAATCGGACGCACCCAGTGGTGGAGGCATTGGCTTCTTACGTGATGAATACTTCCCTTGATCCGTTGGTTGAGGGTGCAGCAAAACGCTGCGGAGTAATCCGCACACGCAAGGTAGAAAGGCGCACAACATTGCTCCTTGTGCGTTTTCGCTACCATATTATCACTCTCAAGGAAGGAGCAGAAACTCCTCTTCTTGCCGAAGAATGCCAGCTTTTGGGATTTTCAGGATCTCCCGAAAAAGCAAAGTGGTTGAATCAAGAAAGAGCTGAAGCCCTCCTTTTGAGCGAGCCGGATGCCAACATCAGCCCCGACTTGGCTTCTAATGCCATAACCAGGATCATTGACGGGTTTGATCACCTCAGGCCCAGGCTGGAAAAGGAGGCAAAAAGCCGGGCTGAGAGACTCCTCGATGCGCACCGCCGGGTTAGAATGGCCGCACGGCTTCGCGGCCTGCGATACAAGGTGGAGCCCCACCTTCCCCCGGATGTGTTGGGGATTTACGTATATCTTCCTGTGATCTGA